In the Profundibacter amoris genome, CCGGGAATTCAAATACTGTTCCCTCCAAGCCTGATTTCACATCTTCCCAGGAGGGCATTACTCTGGCCTCATGATGTTTCTACGGGTTTGTATGATAAAACGGTGCTTGTTCCCGGTCTTTTGCGGTTGTAACAAACGGCATGCAAAATGATCCGATCAAAAATCTGGAAGAAAAAATTGCCCATTTGACACGGGCGGTTGATGACCTGTCGGATATTGTTGCCCGACAGGAAGGTGAAATAGCAACCTTGTCTCGCCGCATGTCAATGTTGATGGAGCGCGAGGCCGGACGCGAGGCCGACAATGGCGGCTCTGTTGTGCTATCCGATCAAAAGCCACCGCACTGGTAGGCGCCCCTGACTTACGGGTTAACGTCTGCGCAATGACGTGCCTGCAATTTGCCCGTTGTGCAGCAATACCTCTTCCCAGGATGCGTTGCTCCCGAACCGCTCGTAAAGCGTCACAAAAGCCATGCCTTTTTCCAAAGCGGCAACATGTTTTTCCGGGCAAGGCTCGCCTTTGGAAACCTTGCAGATCCGCCGCTTGATCCGCTCATAGGCCTTGTCGGCCTCGGTCACCGCAATATCCTTATTGCTGGGATCATAGCGCATCTGTTCGTGCAGCACCGGCGAGCCGATCAACACCAGCGAAGCTGTGAACTGGCGCGCGCAGCCATCTTTGAAACCGGTCAGATAATGGGTGCGTGGCAGGGTGCTGGACGGGTTGCTGTCATACAACCGATAGCCTTTGCCTTTTGCCGGAAACCGGTCCACCTCTTTGCCCATCGCCTGCCCCCGCAGCCCGCAAACCACCCCGATTTCGCCAAAGGGCAGCACCGTTCCCGGGGCGATCGCCGAATCCGGCCGGTCGCTGCGACGCGGGCCAAACAAACCCCGACGGGGCTTGCGCGGCGTATCGGATGCCTCGATATCAGGGTCGGCTACCACGGCATCCCCGGATGAAGAAGCGTCTTTCGGAACAGACAATTCCTCAGGCTCGGCCCCTGCCGCCACTTCTTGCTCAACCTCTGGCACGGATTCTTTGGTGCCATCCGGCTTGTTGCGTGCAAACAATCCTAACAGCCCACGACGCGGTTTTTGTGGTGCGGACTGTTCTACCGTTTCGGTCAGGCTTACATCACTTTCAGAGGCTTCCTTAACGTCCTGGGATGCTGGCGCCGGATCTGCAGGTGTTCCACTATCTGCATTGTCTGTGACCACACTCGCATCTTCGATCGCAGCTGTTTGCGGCCCGCCCAGACAGCCCGCCAGCACCAACAACGCAACCGAAAAACCGATAACCCGCATATCCTAACATTCCTCTACCGTGATGACTCCGCCAAGGCTTTTGATAGCGCCTTTGATCTGCGGGTTCACCGGATAGTCCTTTGCCAGGGAAAGCTCAACCTCTCCTGGCAGGGATGCGTCAATCAGGCAGAATACCACCGGACCGCCGCTGCGCGATGTGCCGTCTTTGGCTGCCCGCTCCAACACCGAGGATACGGATTTTACTGCCTCGGCGCGGTCGATAAACACGCGCAATCCCATTGATCCGGCTTCCGCAGCCACACCATCCACCGCCTGCACCCCGCGTGCCAGCAGTTTCAACTGATCGGATTCCATCGTCGCCTCGACGCTTAGAACCACGTTGCTGCCCGCGTTCAGCAAATCACCTGCGGCCTCCAGGGTGTCGGAAAACACCGTGACCTCGTATAATCCCGTCGGATCGGACAAGGACACAAAGGCATAACGGTTGCCCCGCGCCGATTTGCGTTCCTGTTTGCTGGCCACCGCGCCGCACATCTTGACCACGCAAGCGCCGCGTTCGGCTTTGCGTTCGACCTCGGTCAGGGTCATCACGTTTTTGCGTTTCAACGGCACCATGTAGTCGTCAAGCGGATGGCCGGACAGGTAAAAACCGACGGCCTTGTGTTCCTCGGCCAGCCGTTCATTGGGCAACCAGTCCTCGACAGTGGCAAGGCGCGGTTCGGGCAGATCATCCCCCGCTTCGCCAAATAGGGACACCTGATTTGAATTGCGCTGCTCATGGATCGCGGCGGAATAGGACACCAGCGCTTCTAGGCTGGCAAACACCCGCGCGCGGTTGCGGTCCAGCACGTCAAAGGCACCGGCACGGACCAGCATTTCCAGCGGGCGTTTGCCCACGCGTTTCATGTCAACGCGGCGGGCGAAATCGAACAGCGACACAAACGGAGTTTCACCGCGTGCCTCGACGATCAGGCGCATCGCCTCGACCCCGACGTTTTTCAACCCGCCAAGGCCATAGACCACCTTACCATCGGCCACGCTGAATGTAGCATCCGAAGTATTCACGCAGGGCAGCACAATTTCCAGCCCCAGCCCTTTGGTAATTTCCTCTTTGTAGATGCCCAGTTTGTCGGTCAGGTGGATGTCGCAATTCATCACGCCGGCCATGAATTCGACCGGGTAATTCGCCTTTAGCCAGCCGGTTTGATATGACACCACCGCATAAGCCGCCGCGTGGGATTTGTTGAAACCGTAGTTGGCGAATTTTTCCAACAGGTCAAACACCTCGCTGGCCTTCTTCTTGTCCACCCCGTTTTCCATCGCGCCTTTTTCGAATTTGGGGCGCTCCTTGGCCATCTCCTCGGCGATCTTTTTACCCATCGCGCGACGCAGCAAATCCGCACCACCAAGGCTGTAGCCGGCCATCACCTGAGCGATCTGCATCACCTGTTCCTGATAAACGATAATGCCCTGCGTTTCCTCCAGCAAATGATCGATCAGCGGATGAACGGATTCGCGTTCTTTCAACCCGTTCTTGACCTCGCAATAGGTCGGGATGTTTTCCATCGGGCCAGGACGATACAGCGCCACCAGCGCCACGATGTCCTCGATACAGGTGGGTTTCATGCGCTTTAGCGCGTCCATCATGCCGCTGGATTCCACCTGAAACACGGCGACCGTTTTGGCGCTGGCATAGAGCTTATAGGTCTTTTCATCATCCAGCGGGATCTGCCCGATGTCGATGTCCACACCGCGCAGTTTCAGCAGATCCAGCGCGTTCTGGATGACGGTCAGGGTTTTCAGGCCCAGAAAGTCGAATTTCACCAGACCGGCCTGTTCCACCCATTTCATGTTGAACTGGGTCGCGGGCATGTCGGAACGCGGGTCCTGATACAGCGGCACCAACTCGTCAATCGGCCGATCGCCGATCACCACGCCGGCCGCGTGGGTCGAGGCATTGCGAAGCAACCCCTCGACCTGCTGGCCGTAATTCAGCAGGCGTTCGATCACTTCTTCGGACTTGGCCTCTTCGCGCAGGCGGGGCTCTTCGGCCAGCGCCTTTTCGATCGACATCGGCTTGACGCCCTCGACCGGAATCAGTTTGGACAGGCGATCCACCTGCCCATAAGGCATCTGCAAAACGCGACCGATATCGCGCACGGCGGCCTTGGATAGCAGTGCGCCGAAAGTGATGATCTGCCCCACACGGTCACGGCCGTATTTTTCCTGCACATAGCGGATCACTTCTTCGCGGCGATCCATGCAAAAGTCGATGTCGAAGTCGGGCATCGACACACGTTCGGGATTCAGGAACCGTTCGAACAGCAGGTTATAGCGCAGCGGATCAAGGTCGGTGATGGTCAGCGCGTAGGCCACAAGGCTACCCGCCCCCGAGCCACGACCCGGCCCGACCGGAATATTGTGGTCCTTGGCCCATTTGATGAAATCAGCAACGATCAGGAAATATCCGGGGAATCCCATGCCTTCGATGATATCCAGCTCGAATTCCAGCCGTTTTTCGTATTCTTCCACCGACGCTGCATGCGGAATGACCTTTAGTCGCCCTTTCAACCCCTCGGCGGCCTGACGGCGCAATTCGGCGACCTCGTCATCGGCGAATTTCGGCAGGATCGGCGCGCGGCGATAGGTGGCAAAGGCACAGCGTTTGGCGATTTCGACAGTGTTGGCAACGGCTTCGGGCAGGTCGGCGAAAAGGGTGATCATTTCCTCTTGCGACTTGAAATAATGCTGTGGCGTCAGGCGGCGGCGTGGTTCCTGCTGATCCACATAGGCCCCATCGGCGATGCACAGCAGGGCGTCGTGGGCTTCAAACATATCGGGTTTGGGGAAATACACATCGTTGGTGGCAACCAGCGGCAGGTCCATCGCATAGGCCATTTCGACAAAGCCGCGCTCGGTGGCGCGCTCGGCTTCGGTGCATTGACCACCCTCGCCGGGGTGGCGCTGCAGTTCGACATAGAGCCGGTCGGGATAGATGCCGGCCAGCCGCTGCATCAGGGCCTGTGCTTTTGGCTCTTGCGCTGATTGCAGCAGTTTGCCGACGGGGCCTTCGGGGCCGCCGGACAGACAAATCAGGCCCTCCGAATATTGCGCCAGTTCCTCCACCGTGACCTGCGGCAGGACACCGTGTTTGTCCAGATAGAGGCAGGAGTTCAGCTTCATCAGGTTTTCATAACCGCGCTCGTTCTGGGACAGCAGCACGATGGCAGCGGGGTTGCGGGGCTTTTCGCCGGGTTGGGCGGGGTCATAGGCCACGTCGATCTGACAGCCGACAATCGGCTGCACGCCCGCGTCTTTGGCGGTGACGGAAAATTCCAGCGCGGCAAACATGTTGTTGGTGTCGGTCAGCGCCACGGCGGGCATCCTGGCCGTTTCACACATCGCGGGCAGCTTTTTGACATGCACGGCGCCTTCCAGCAGGGAATACTGGCTGTGCAAACGCAAATGGATGAATCGGGGGTCAGACATTGGGCGAACCTAGACCAGCATTAACAGAAAATCCAAGCGCATTCCCTAATAATTCGGAACATAATCTAAAATATCCCCGCGCCAATATGCTTCATACACCCCATCATAAAGATATCCCACTTCGCCCTTTCGGGGAATACGACGATTACCCAGTTGGCCATAACGACTGAATAGCCCACGCCAATCACGCAAAACCACAGTGCCATCGCTTTCCCGAACCGGGCGGTATTTGGCCTGCATTTCAACTATGTCGCCCGCGGAATCAAAGAGCAAATTGACGGAAACCCGGCCATCCGGGTGTTCCAAACTTACCTCAACTTTACCCGGATTTAGTACGGTCCATTGTAGTGCCAAATTTCCCAGAATGGCATCTGGTGCCCATGGCAATTCAGCAAGATAGCGCATCAGTTCGCTTCGGTTAAGTTCCTGACCCGTTTCATTCGCCAAAGGAATAGAACCAAGAAATCTGGCTTGCAACTGCCCTTCCCCATTCGAATAGGCATCAAGAATGCGTATCTTTGTAAAGGGGCCAACGAATTGCTGTGCCTCCCATGCAAACCCCGCTTGAGCAATTGATATGCTTTGCCGCGCTTTGAGCGGTTGCCACTCCCCCCCTCGTCGCATTCTTATCTCGGCGTGTTGCACCAGATAAACAGAACGTGCCAGCATATCCTGCCTGACACCGGCCCGCTGGGCAAACGCGCTGACAATGTCTGGTAGGCCAGTCGCGACACCGACAGCAGAAGGCGCAGAGTTGATCGTGGATATCAACGCTTTTGACACATGCCGAAAACGGCTCGAATATGTGACATGCAACCCTGCAAGGATGATTATCAACCCGAATGCCGTGATGCAGATGATTTGCCCCATACCGGTTTCCTTTAGCTATAGGCTATTCTTTAGGCTCTAAAAGTTCAATCCGGTTGCCGAACGGATCATTCACATAGCCACGGATGAACCCGGGCAGGTTGTCATGATGGGTGACGGCCACGCCCCTAGCCTCCAGATGCGCCAACAGGACTGTCACACCCTGCACCTGAAATGCCGGATGGGCCTTGCGGGCGGGGAGGAAATCCTGCTCGACCCCCAAATGCACCCGCACATCGCCGCTTTCAAACCAGACGCCACCACGCGCGGCCAGAATCGGTGGTTTAGGGGCTTCGGATAGCCCCAGCAGGCCGCCATAGAACGCCCGCGCAGCATCTTCACTGCCTTTGGGCATTGCAAGTTGAACGTGATGAATCGCAGAAATAAACATGGCAATTCCTATTATTTTCAAGAAGTTGCAGCATATGTATACTATTACAATGCATAATTGGTAACAAAAATATTGCTTTGCAGCGGCGCATCGGGTCTGTTTGACTCTGGTCAAACGGTCGCACCCATCTGCTTTACGTCGCATCGGGCGGGGGTGCACAGGGCCTGACGGGAAAGAACGCGGCACGGAAATTTTATGACTGATATCGTGTTTCTTCTGAACGGAGAAGCCCAACGCCTGACCAATGTGCCGCCAACGCACACATTGCTGGACTGGCTGCGCGAAACCAGACATCTGACAGGAACCAAAGAGGGCTGCAACGAGGGCGATTGCGGCGCTTGCACCGTGATGGTGACGGATGGCGATGGCGCGAAATCGCTGAACGCCTGTATCCTGCTGGTCGGGCAGTTGCACGGCAAGGCGGTGCGCACCATCGAGGGGATCAGCGCGCCGGACGGTACAAAGCATCCGGTGCAGGAGGCGATGGTAAAGCAACACGGCTCGCAATGCGGGTTCTGCACGCCGGGGATCGTGGTGTCGCTGGCGGTCGGGCATATGAACGGCGCGAAAAACCATGACGAGGTGCTGGCGGGCAACCTGTGCCGCTGCACGGGCTATGCGCCGATCATCCGCGCGGCCGAGGCTGTCGAGGGCATGGATGTGCCCGACTGGATGGCCGAGGATCTGGCCACGCTGGACGGGGTGGCGGGGTCAACCCCGCCCTACGCGCCGGTCACGGTTGATGCACTGGCAGACTGGTATCTGGCCAACCCCGAGGCCACGCTGGTGGGCGGGGCGACCGATGTGGGGCTATGGCTAACCAAACGCTTGATGGACCTGCCCAAAGTCGCCTTTCTGGGCGGCATTGACGAGATGAAGCAGATCGAGGTCGGTAAGGATATGATCCGCATCGGCGCGGGTGCGACAATCGCCGCGCTGGAACAGGTGATGGCAAAGTATCATCCGTCATTCGCAGCGATGTTGCGGCGCTATGCCTCGACACAAATCCGCAATGCCGCGACGATCGGCGGCAATATCGCCAATGGCTCGCCCATCGGCGATGGCCCGCCCGCGTTGATCGCGCTGGGGGCCACGTTGCATCTGCGCTGCGGAGACAAGCGGCGCGAGATGCCGCTTGAGGAGTTCTTTATCGCCTACGGCAAGCAGGACCGCAAAGCGGGCGAATTTGTCGAGGCGATCAGCGTGCCGCGTCAGGTGGACCGGCTGAAATGCTATAAGCTGTCCAAGCGCTTTGATCAGGATATTTCCGCCGTTTGCGGCTGTTTCAATATCGCGGTTGAAGGGGGCAAGGTCACGGCGGCCCGTATCGCCTTTGGCGGCATGGCGGGTACACCGCTGAGGGCCACGCATGTGGAACAGGCACTGATCGGGCAGGACTGGGCCAAAGAAACCGTTACCGCCGCACGGGATGCTTTTGCGCAGGATTACACCCCGCTAAGCGACATGCGCGCCAGTGCGCAATACCGGCTGGAAACGGCGCGAAACATGCTGCTGCGTTGTTATTTCGAGGATCAGGGCACGCCCGTCAATGTGCTGGAGGTGCAACCATGAGCGTTGGAAAATCCCTGCCCCATGATTCCGCCCCGCTGCATGTGACGGGGGCGGCCCGTTATATCGACGATATTCCCGTCACTGCCGATTGCCTGCATCTGGCCTTCGGCCTGTCCAATGTGGCCCATGGCGACATCACCGCGATGGAACTGGACGCGGTGCGCACAGCCGACGGTGTGGTTGCGGTGCTGACAGCGGATGATCTGCCACCCGATTGCGATGTCTCCCCCGCCGCCCATGACGAACCCTTGCTGGCGGACGGCATGGTGCATTATGTCGGCCAGCCGGTGTTTATCGTGGTGGCGACCAGCCATCTGGCGGCGCGCAAGGCCGCACGGCTGGGCAGGATCGAATATGCCGAAAAACCGGCCATCCTGACCATCGAGGATGCGCTGTTTGCCGACAGCCGGTTCGAGGACGGCCCCGTGGTCTGGAGCAGGGGCGATGCGGGCGGGGCGCTGAAAGGGGCGAAACACACCCTTCAGGGCAATATCACCATGGGCGGCCAAGAGCATTTCTATCTGGAAGGTCAGGCTGCATTGGTGATCCCGCTGGAAGGCGGCGATATGCTGGTGCATTCCAGCACCCAGCACCCGACCGAAATCCAGCACAAGGTATCGCACGCTCTGGGCCTGCCAATGAATGCGGTGCGGGTCGAGACCCGCCGCATGGGCGGCGGGTTCGGCGGCAAGGAAAGTCAGGGCAACGCGCTGGCGGTGGCCTGTGCCGTGGTGGCGCGGCAATTCGCACGGCCCTGCAAGATGCGTTATGACCGCGACGACGATATGGTCATCACCGGCAAGCGCCATGATTTCCGTGTGGATTATCAGGTGGGGTTTGACAACGAGGGCCGGATCAGCGGTATCGAATTCACCCAATATGCCCGCTGTGGCTGGTCACAGGATTTAAGCCTGCCGGTGGCGGACCGTGCCATGTTGCATGCCGACAACGCCTATCATCTGCCCGATATCCGCATCACCAGTCACCGGTTGCGCACCAACACGCAATCGGCCACGGCCTATCGCGGGTTTGGCGGTCCGCAGGGGATTTTCGGGATCGAGCGGGTGATGGACCATATTGCCGCGAAGTTGGGGCTTGATCCGCTAATGGTGCGCCAGAAGAACTTTTATGCCTCCGGCGGGGATATTTCGGAAAAGAAGAAAGGGGCGCAGGAAACGCCTTATGGTCAGCCGGTCGAGGATTTCATTCTGGATGGGCTAGTGGACAAACTGGCGGAAAGTTCCGGTTATCATGCGCGACGGGAAGCGATTGCAAAGTGGAACGCGGCAAATCCGGTGCTGAAGAAGGGCATTGCCATCACACCGGTGAAATTCGGGATCAGCTTTACCCTGACCCATCTGAACCAGGCCGGCGCGCTGGTGCATGTCTATCAGGACGGATCGATCCATCTGAACCACGGCGGCACCGAAATGGGGCAAGGGTTGTTCCAGAAGGTGGCGCAGGTGGCGGCGCAGGTGTTCGGGGTCGGGCTTGAAGCGGTCAAGATCACCGCCACGGACACCGCGAAGGTGCCCAATACCTCGGCCACGGCGGCCTCCAGCGGCAGCGATTTGAACGGCATGGCGGTGAAGGCGGCCTGCGAGGAATTGCGCGGGCGGATTGCCGCGTTTCTGGCCGATCAACAGGGCAAGAAGGTTTCGGATGTGGAATTTGCCGATGGCATGGTGAATGTCGGACGGCGGCAGTTCACTTTTGCCCGCGCGGCACAACTGGCATACGAGGGGCGGATCAGCCTGTCGGCCACCGGATTTTACAAGACGCCGAAAATCCGCTGGGACCGCGTGAAGGGACGCGGGCGGCCGTTTTTGTATTTCGCCTATGGTGCGGCGGTAACAGAAGTGGTGATCGACACGCTGACCGGTGAAAACCGGATACTGCGCACCGATATTCTGCATGACGCAGGCGCGTCGTTGAACCCCGATCTGGACATCGGACAGGTGGAAGGGGCCTATGTGCAGGGCGCCGGATGGCTGACGATGGAGGAACTGGTCTGGGACGACAAGGGCCATCTGAAGACCCACGCACCTTCGACCTATAAAATCCCCGCCTGTTCGGACCGGCCGGATGTGTTCAACGTGGCGCTGTGGGACGGGAAGAACCGCGAGGATACGATCTATCGCTCCAAAGCGGTAGGCGAGCCGCCGTTTGTGCTGGGGATTTCGGCGTTTTTAGCACTGTCGGATGCGGTGGCCGCCTGTGGTGATACCTATCCGGCGCTTGATGCCCCCGCCACGCCGGAACGTATACTGATGGCGGTAAACCGGATGAAAGGATCGGCATGAGTTTTCGCAGGGAGGAACTGGCAGAGGCGGTAAGGGCGCATGGCACGGTGGTGCGGGTGATTGTGACCGGCACCAAAGGCTCGGCACCACGCGGGGCGGGCACGGCGATGCTGGTCTGGGACGGCGGGCAATCGGGCACCATCGGCGGTGGCGCTCTGGAGTTCGAGGCCACCAAACGGGCGCGGGGGATGCTGGCGGATGGTGGCACCTCGATGCAGTTGACCGAGCCGCTGGGACCGGCGCTGGGGCAATGCTGTGGCGGCACGGTGGCGCTGGTGTTCGAGCGGTTCACAGCGGATAACCTGCCGGATCAGGGTGCACATGTTTTCGTGCGCCCGATTGGCGGAGAGAAGGGCGGTATGCCCCCTGCCCTGCAACGCAAGATCGACGCGGCAGGCAACACGCAGATCCCGCCGACGCTGGTCAATGGCTGGCTGGCGGAATCCCTGTGGCAGGCGGCAACACCGGTTTGGATATTCGGTGCGGGCCATGTTGGCCGCGCGCTGGCCAATGTGCTGGCGCCGCTGCCGGAATTCGCCATCACCCTGATCGACACCGAAGCCGCGCGGATGCCGGCGGAACTGCCCCCTGGCGTCACCCCTTTGATGGCCAGGGACATGGCCGCGCTGGTGAAACACGCCCCCAAAGACGCGCATCATTTCATCATGACGATGAGCCACGGTATTGATCTGGAAATCTGTCATGCCCTGCTGAACCACAGCTTTGCCTATGCCGGTCTGATCGGGTCGAAAACCAAATGGGTGCGATTCCATTCACGGCTGGAAAAACTGGGCCATACAGCCGATGAAATCACCCGCATCACCTGCCCGATTGGCGACCCTGCATTGGGCAAGGAACCACAGGCTATTGCAGTCAGCATAGCACACAAGTTATTGCAGGACCGTGCGCAAAGAGAATCCCGAACGGACATCGCGCGCACAACGGGGGAAGAATGACCGACAGATTGCTGACGATTGACGGGCTGACCAAGGCCTATCCGGGTGTGGTCGCCAATGATAACGTGTCCTTTGGCATTGACGCCGGCGAGGTGCACGCGTTGCTGGGGGAAAACGGCGCGGGCAAATCCACGCTGGTAAAAATGATCTACGGGCTGGTGCGCCCCGATGCGGGCGCAATGACTCTGATGGGCGACAGTTTTTCCCCGCCCGAACCCCGCGCCGCCCGTGCCGCCGGTGTGGCGATGGTGTTCCAGCATTTTTCCCTGTTCGAAGCGCTGTCTGTGGCCGAAAATATATCGCTGGGCATGGAAAACCCGCCCAAACACGGCGAATTGTCGGCGCGGATCACCAAGGTCAGCCATGATTACGGATTGCCGCTGGACCCGGATCGTCTGGTCGGGGAACTGTCGGCGGGCGAACGTCAGCGGGTCGAGATTATCCGCTGTTTGCTGCAAGACCCCAAGCTGCTGATCATGGACGAGCCGACCAGCGTTCTGACCCCGCAAGAGGTGGACGTGCTGTTCCAGACCCTGCGCAAACTGTCGTCCGAAGGCACGGCGATCCTGTATATTTCCCACAAGCTGGATGAAATCCGCGACATCTGCGACAGCGCCACGATTTTGCGGCACGGGGTGGTGGTCGATACCTGCAACCCGCGCGAAAAATCGGCGCGGGAGCTGGCGGAAATGATGGTGGGCAGTGCGCTGCACCAACCGCTGCGGGACGCGGGTGAATTTGGCGAAGTGGTGCTGGAGGTGAAAGACCTGTACGTTCCGGCCACCACGCAATTCGGCACATCTTTGAAATCGGTCGGCATGCAGGTGCGGGCTGGTGAAATTCTGGGCATCGGCGGGGTTGCGGGCAACGGGCAGGATGAACTGCTGGCCGCGCTGTCCGGCGAAACGCCCAGCGCCGAGCAGACTGTAAGATTTGACGGGCAACCAATCGGCCATCTTGGACCCAACGCACGGCGCGCGCTGGGTATTCTGGCCGCACCCGAGGAACGGCTGGGCCACGCCGCCGCCCCCGATATGAGCCTGACCGAGAACGCGCTGCTGACCGCCGCGATCCGCGAAAATCTGGTGAACAACGGCTTTGTGAACTGGGCCAAGACCCGCACATTCGCCAAAAAGGTGATCGCCGAATTTGACGTGCGCACCCCGGGGGCACGCACCGCCGCGCGGGCCTTGTCCGGCGGCAACCTGCAGAAATTCGTGATCGGCCGCGAGGTGTTGCAAAACCCGCGCGTGCTGGTTGTGAACCAGCCGACATGGGGGGTGGATGCCTCGGCCGCCGCCGCCATCCGGCAGGCCTTGATGGACCTTGCGGGCAAGGGCGCGGCGGTTGTGGTGATCAGCCAGGATCTGGATGAATTGATGGAAGTGTCCGATAATTTCTGCGCCCTGAACGAAGGCCACTTGACCCGACCGCGCCCCACCAAGGGGCTGACGGTCGAGGAAATCGGCCTGATGCTGGGCGGAATGGAAGAAGAACAGGAGGTGGCGCATGCTTAGGCTGGAAAAACGCCCTATGCCGTCAAAGGCATGGACAATCGCAACGCCTGTTCTGGCGGTGATTGCAACGATGGTGGCGGGTGGCATCCTGTTTGCCATTCTTGGCAAGGATCCGGTCGAAGCGATCAGGATCATCTTTTGGGATCCGCTGTTTTCCGATCAATTTGCGTCCTATTCCCGTCCGCAACTGCTGGTCAAGGCAGGGCCGCTGATCCTGATTGCGATCGGGCTTAGTTTCGGCTTTCGCGCCGGCATCTGGAACATCGGCGCCGAGGGGCAGTATATCATCGGCGCCATCACCGGTGCTGCTGTGGGGCTGGCGTTCTACCCTGCGGGCGGGTGGTATATCTTTCCGCTGATGGTGATTGCCGGGGCCTTTGGTGGCTGGCTGTGGGCGATGATTCCCGCCATTTTACGCACCAAATTCAACACCAATGAAATTCTGGTGTCGCTGCTGCTGGTCTATGTGGCCGAACATATCATGTCGGCAATGTCCTTCGGCCTGTTGCGCAATCCCGAAGGGCATGGCTTTCCG is a window encoding:
- the xdhB gene encoding xanthine dehydrogenase molybdopterin binding subunit, giving the protein MSVGKSLPHDSAPLHVTGAARYIDDIPVTADCLHLAFGLSNVAHGDITAMELDAVRTADGVVAVLTADDLPPDCDVSPAAHDEPLLADGMVHYVGQPVFIVVATSHLAARKAARLGRIEYAEKPAILTIEDALFADSRFEDGPVVWSRGDAGGALKGAKHTLQGNITMGGQEHFYLEGQAALVIPLEGGDMLVHSSTQHPTEIQHKVSHALGLPMNAVRVETRRMGGGFGGKESQGNALAVACAVVARQFARPCKMRYDRDDDMVITGKRHDFRVDYQVGFDNEGRISGIEFTQYARCGWSQDLSLPVADRAMLHADNAYHLPDIRITSHRLRTNTQSATAYRGFGGPQGIFGIERVMDHIAAKLGLDPLMVRQKNFYASGGDISEKKKGAQETPYGQPVEDFILDGLVDKLAESSGYHARREAIAKWNAANPVLKKGIAITPVKFGISFTLTHLNQAGALVHVYQDGSIHLNHGGTEMGQGLFQKVAQVAAQVFGVGLEAVKITATDTAKVPNTSATAASSGSDLNGMAVKAACEELRGRIAAFLADQQGKKVSDVEFADGMVNVGRRQFTFARAAQLAYEGRISLSATGFYKTPKIRWDRVKGRGRPFLYFAYGAAVTEVVIDTLTGENRILRTDILHDAGASLNPDLDIGQVEGAYVQGAGWLTMEELVWDDKGHLKTHAPSTYKIPACSDRPDVFNVALWDGKNREDTIYRSKAVGEPPFVLGISAFLALSDAVAACGDTYPALDAPATPERILMAVNRMKGSA
- a CDS encoding DUF6544 family protein, producing the protein MGQIICITAFGLIIILAGLHVTYSSRFRHVSKALISTINSAPSAVGVATGLPDIVSAFAQRAGVRQDMLARSVYLVQHAEIRMRRGGEWQPLKARQSISIAQAGFAWEAQQFVGPFTKIRILDAYSNGEGQLQARFLGSIPLANETGQELNRSELMRYLAELPWAPDAILGNLALQWTVLNPGKVEVSLEHPDGRVSVNLLFDSAGDIVEMQAKYRPVRESDGTVVLRDWRGLFSRYGQLGNRRIPRKGEVGYLYDGVYEAYWRGDILDYVPNY
- the dnaE gene encoding DNA polymerase III subunit alpha — translated: MSDPRFIHLRLHSQYSLLEGAVHVKKLPAMCETARMPAVALTDTNNMFAALEFSVTAKDAGVQPIVGCQIDVAYDPAQPGEKPRNPAAIVLLSQNERGYENLMKLNSCLYLDKHGVLPQVTVEELAQYSEGLICLSGGPEGPVGKLLQSAQEPKAQALMQRLAGIYPDRLYVELQRHPGEGGQCTEAERATERGFVEMAYAMDLPLVATNDVYFPKPDMFEAHDALLCIADGAYVDQQEPRRRLTPQHYFKSQEEMITLFADLPEAVANTVEIAKRCAFATYRRAPILPKFADDEVAELRRQAAEGLKGRLKVIPHAASVEEYEKRLEFELDIIEGMGFPGYFLIVADFIKWAKDHNIPVGPGRGSGAGSLVAYALTITDLDPLRYNLLFERFLNPERVSMPDFDIDFCMDRREEVIRYVQEKYGRDRVGQIITFGALLSKAAVRDIGRVLQMPYGQVDRLSKLIPVEGVKPMSIEKALAEEPRLREEAKSEEVIERLLNYGQQVEGLLRNASTHAAGVVIGDRPIDELVPLYQDPRSDMPATQFNMKWVEQAGLVKFDFLGLKTLTVIQNALDLLKLRGVDIDIGQIPLDDEKTYKLYASAKTVAVFQVESSGMMDALKRMKPTCIEDIVALVALYRPGPMENIPTYCEVKNGLKERESVHPLIDHLLEETQGIIVYQEQVMQIAQVMAGYSLGGADLLRRAMGKKIAEEMAKERPKFEKGAMENGVDKKKASEVFDLLEKFANYGFNKSHAAAYAVVSYQTGWLKANYPVEFMAGVMNCDIHLTDKLGIYKEEITKGLGLEIVLPCVNTSDATFSVADGKVVYGLGGLKNVGVEAMRLIVEARGETPFVSLFDFARRVDMKRVGKRPLEMLVRAGAFDVLDRNRARVFASLEALVSYSAAIHEQRNSNQVSLFGEAGDDLPEPRLATVEDWLPNERLAEEHKAVGFYLSGHPLDDYMVPLKRKNVMTLTEVERKAERGACVVKMCGAVASKQERKSARGNRYAFVSLSDPTGLYEVTVFSDTLEAAGDLLNAGSNVVLSVEATMESDQLKLLARGVQAVDGVAAEAGSMGLRVFIDRAEAVKSVSSVLERAAKDGTSRSGGPVVFCLIDASLPGEVELSLAKDYPVNPQIKGAIKSLGGVITVEEC
- a CDS encoding VOC family protein yields the protein MFISAIHHVQLAMPKGSEDAARAFYGGLLGLSEAPKPPILAARGGVWFESGDVRVHLGVEQDFLPARKAHPAFQVQGVTVLLAHLEARGVAVTHHDNLPGFIRGYVNDPFGNRIELLEPKE
- the xdhA gene encoding xanthine dehydrogenase small subunit: MTDIVFLLNGEAQRLTNVPPTHTLLDWLRETRHLTGTKEGCNEGDCGACTVMVTDGDGAKSLNACILLVGQLHGKAVRTIEGISAPDGTKHPVQEAMVKQHGSQCGFCTPGIVVSLAVGHMNGAKNHDEVLAGNLCRCTGYAPIIRAAEAVEGMDVPDWMAEDLATLDGVAGSTPPYAPVTVDALADWYLANPEATLVGGATDVGLWLTKRLMDLPKVAFLGGIDEMKQIEVGKDMIRIGAGATIAALEQVMAKYHPSFAAMLRRYASTQIRNAATIGGNIANGSPIGDGPPALIALGATLHLRCGDKRREMPLEEFFIAYGKQDRKAGEFVEAISVPRQVDRLKCYKLSKRFDQDISAVCGCFNIAVEGGKVTAARIAFGGMAGTPLRATHVEQALIGQDWAKETVTAARDAFAQDYTPLSDMRASAQYRLETARNMLLRCYFEDQGTPVNVLEVQP
- a CDS encoding SlyX family protein — translated: MQNDPIKNLEEKIAHLTRAVDDLSDIVARQEGEIATLSRRMSMLMEREAGREADNGGSVVLSDQKPPHW